The DNA sequence CTAATAAACGGATCGCTGCACACAATCCGGCAGGACCTGCGCCAAGAATAAACACGTCGAAAATTTCAGGTAACCGTTTCATTTTTCTACTAATTAATTTAAGTTACTAGTTGTTTTATGTTTGAAATTATAAGGCCTAGACCTCATTTCTTAGTTATAACAATATAAATTTCTGGTTAAAATTAAAATATTGACAAAGTATCATTTTGAATAGTTTCCTCCTGAAGCACAATGTCATTAAATTAAGGATTGTCAAAAAAAGTGTCACGCAGATTTTAGCAGAATCAAATTAAAAAATCTGCAAAATCTGCCGAATCTGCGTGAAAAAAACTCCTAACTTAATGACACTGAACTAAAGCAAGAGGCAAATTAATCCTTTTATACTTTCGTCAAATCGGTTTAATTAATTCAACAAAAGTTACTTAAATGGCAACTTGAATTAATTATTCCAATTAGGTTTTAATCTCGATAGTCTTTCATTGGCTTGTATGGTGTAAAATAACCACGATCTGATATAATCACAAGCCGGTCTTCCTTTTTCAATTACTTCGTGATGACATCCACCGCCACAGAGATAACGGGCCCAACATTGTGAACAGGGATCCTGTGTGTTTACATGTCGGGAGGCCAACCAATTGTTTTGTAACTCGGGTTGTATGCCCTGATTTAGATCACCCATTTTACCGACGTCTTCGTTTACAAAACGATGGCAGGCAAATAAATCTTCGTCCGCAGACACGCCCATATAACCCGCCCCCGCACCGCAAGGGTAAGGCCTGTGCGTTCCTTTTGAAATTTCTTTCAGGGCGTTTACCATATTCAAAAAAGGATAGCGTTTTCCTGCTAATACATTTTTCTCGAAATTAAGTCCACAGGCAATCATCCCTTCTAACATCACCGCCAGCTGTTCTTTGTTCATTTCGTTTTGACCATTACTGGATCTTAACAAAGGAGAAAAACCTACGCCATGAAAACCCATCTGAACAAACTCATCCAAAACAGCCGGAAGGTTTGTGTTTTCGGGTGTTACGGTTACTCTTGCTGATACCTGCATTTTTTTTTGCAGCCTCAATAAGGGTTGAATGTTTTTCAAGATGGTGTTATAACTTCCCTTACCGCGCTTCATTGGACGATTGCGATCATGATCCTCTCCTATTCCGTCCAAACTAATAGTCACCGAAAAACCGTATTCTTCAAAAAAAACAGCGTCACTTTCTGTGACCAAAGTTCCATTTGTGGTAATCGAATAGCTGAGTTGTATGTCTTTTTTCTTTGCCATTGTTTCGGCATAAACAGTCGCTTCTCTAATCGCCTGTCTGTTAATCAGAGGTTCTCCTCCCAAAAAGGTTAGCTGTGCTTTTCCTCCTTCCGGACATTCTTTTAGTAACAGATCTATGGCTTTAAAAGCCGTTTCTAAAGACATATTTTTTGTAGGTCCTCCAAAATCTCCCTGATCGGCATAACAATACGTACATCCCATATTACATTTCTGTGCTATTGCCAATGACAAAGCATGTAATCTCGGACTTTGCAAAGGCTCGTCCGTGATATATTCCGGAGCGTCGAGCCCTAGGCGAATCAGTTCGTTTTGCAAGCCTTTTTCGTTCTTTTCGTCCATCAAAAAAGCTATTTTTTGCTCTACTTCCTCAGAAATAGTATAAAGCCGGCTTCCGTTTGGAATAAAAATCTGAGTCGATTGTCCTCCTTTTACCAAATGTGCCGTAGCAGAACGTGGTCTGGATTGCGGAACAATCAGCTGTGCCAATTTGGTTGCAATTGGCCCATTCATTCCCATATTAACGGATCTTTCTGTTGCCCCTGTCATTACTTTTTGGTTGATTTAGGTTTTACAGGCTCACTTTGTATCGCATCTTTTCCGGCTATGATAAAATTGAGTTCTCCTTGCCAGTTTTCAAAAAGATCCTGATACGAAATCAATCTTGAATTTACCCAATCATCCGGAATATAAGATCCGGTTCGTTTTTTAGACATCCATAAATCTCCGGTACTTAAACCATTTTCATCCGCAACAATATTTACAAAATCAGGTCTGCTCGCAGCCCAATAATAGCAGGAACATTCACGATAATCATTTTGCCACGGCGCACAAAGTCCCTGTGTCAATTCTCCGGGTTTTATAATGGTATCCGAAAATGCGGCACTATTGCCATCAAATATCGTATTAACAACTAGGGTAACTGCAATATATTTTTCGGGATTATTTAATTCCTTTAAATCTACTACTACTTCCTGTGTTGATTCTTCTGCTGTGAAATGACATACTACTTCTTGTCCTTGCTTTTGTAAAACATGAACCATCGAGTTCGACCATTCCATAAACGAAACTCCATTTGGATTGGCATCTGTTTTTAAAGGTACATTGTCTCCATCGGGAAATAAAGGACCAAAAGTCTGCACCATGGTAGGTTGGCCTTCTATCGCTACCAATCGGTGTTTTACTAAATTTTTGAATTTTTCCTCGGTGGCCTCTAGTACGTAGTTATTGTTTTCGATAAGGACAATTCCGTTAAAGGCTCTTCTCCAAAGATTTCTGAAATCAAATTCCAATCCCGGAAAACAATTCGAAATGGCCGTTCTTGGCAAAACAGCAATAGGGTTTCCTGTCCCTCTGTAGTGCAATTGCGCTGTTAAATTGTTGGCTTTAAATGCT is a window from the Flavobacterium cupriresistens genome containing:
- a CDS encoding radical SAM/SPASM domain-containing protein → MTGATERSVNMGMNGPIATKLAQLIVPQSRPRSATAHLVKGGQSTQIFIPNGSRLYTISEEVEQKIAFLMDEKNEKGLQNELIRLGLDAPEYITDEPLQSPRLHALSLAIAQKCNMGCTYCYADQGDFGGPTKNMSLETAFKAIDLLLKECPEGGKAQLTFLGGEPLINRQAIREATVYAETMAKKKDIQLSYSITTNGTLVTESDAVFFEEYGFSVTISLDGIGEDHDRNRPMKRGKGSYNTILKNIQPLLRLQKKMQVSARVTVTPENTNLPAVLDEFVQMGFHGVGFSPLLRSSNGQNEMNKEQLAVMLEGMIACGLNFEKNVLAGKRYPFLNMVNALKEISKGTHRPYPCGAGAGYMGVSADEDLFACHRFVNEDVGKMGDLNQGIQPELQNNWLASRHVNTQDPCSQCWARYLCGGGCHHEVIEKGRPACDYIRSWLFYTIQANERLSRLKPNWNN